A region of Halalkaliarchaeum desulfuricum DNA encodes the following proteins:
- the hypD gene encoding hydrogenase formation protein HypD gives MSEETLQFRNPEQAEQLADRLEALMVEVDGPVNLMHVCGSHEQAIAKFGLRSMLPDGLSLRMGPGCPVCVTNMPEVDEAVAVANQGAIVATYGDMFRVPGTKQSLADARADGADVEIVYSASEAVELAEENPDEEVVFFATGFETTAAPTAAILVDDPPENFWVLSAHKYVPPAMEVVAEMPDTDIDGFLAAGHAATITGYGLFEPFVEEYEIPVVVGGFEPIDVMLGIERLLEYISEDVAGLENAYPRCVTREGNRAALETMWSVFEKTSGEWRGIAEIPGANLALREEYADYDARERFDVEPETGGPDPLTEQCVCGDIMAGKADPDECDLFGEECTPGNPVGACMVSSEGTCKIWHEYGGHPDL, from the coding sequence ATGAGTGAGGAGACGCTCCAGTTTCGCAACCCCGAGCAGGCCGAGCAGTTGGCCGATCGGCTCGAAGCGTTGATGGTCGAGGTCGACGGGCCGGTGAACCTGATGCACGTGTGCGGCTCCCACGAGCAGGCGATCGCGAAGTTCGGGCTCCGGAGCATGCTCCCCGACGGGCTCTCGCTCCGGATGGGGCCGGGCTGTCCGGTCTGCGTGACGAACATGCCCGAGGTCGACGAAGCCGTCGCGGTCGCAAACCAGGGGGCGATCGTCGCCACCTACGGCGACATGTTTCGGGTTCCGGGGACGAAACAGAGCCTCGCGGACGCCCGCGCTGACGGCGCGGATGTCGAAATTGTCTACTCGGCCAGCGAGGCGGTCGAACTCGCCGAGGAGAACCCAGACGAGGAGGTCGTGTTCTTCGCGACGGGCTTCGAGACGACCGCCGCGCCGACCGCGGCGATCCTGGTCGACGATCCGCCCGAGAACTTCTGGGTGCTTTCGGCCCACAAGTACGTCCCGCCGGCGATGGAGGTCGTCGCGGAGATGCCCGACACCGACATCGACGGCTTCCTGGCGGCGGGCCACGCCGCCACCATCACCGGCTACGGTCTGTTCGAACCGTTCGTCGAGGAGTACGAGATCCCGGTCGTCGTCGGCGGCTTCGAGCCGATCGACGTCATGCTCGGGATCGAGCGGTTGCTGGAGTACATAAGCGAGGACGTCGCCGGGCTGGAGAACGCCTATCCCCGGTGTGTGACCCGGGAGGGGAACCGGGCCGCACTCGAGACGATGTGGTCGGTCTTCGAGAAGACGTCCGGCGAGTGGCGCGGAATCGCCGAGATCCCCGGCGCCAACCTCGCGCTGCGCGAGGAGTACGCCGACTACGACGCCCGCGAGCGGTTCGACGTCGAACCGGAGACGGGCGGACCGGACCCGCTGACCGAGCAGTGCGTCTGCGGGGACATCATGGCCGGGAAGGCCGACCCCGACGAGTGTGACCTGTTCGGCGAGGAGTGTACGCCCGGCAATCCGGTGGGCGCCTGCATGGTGAGCAGCGAGGGAACCTGCAAGATCTGGCACGAGTACGGGGGACATCCGGACCTGTGA
- the hypE gene encoding hydrogenase expression/formation protein HypE — MAGHTNSEGEKQQVENETADGDVVTLAHGAGGEAMRTLVDDLVVPRFTDADRTAEADGAGVGLAALDDGAVHPIGDGSQAIVVTTDSHVVTPRFFPGGDIGRLAVAGTVNDLAVMGATEPLTLTCSFVLEEGTPIADVERVVESMRETAREAGAAISTGDTKVMGNGEVDGIVINTAGVAHVEADDAVTDAGLRPGDAVVVSGTMGDHGIALLAEREGFDFTGDLKSDVAPVNDLVRAAMDAGEVTAMKDPTRGGLANALNEMADKAGVGIDVVEGDIPVSGAIASAGEVLGIDPFAVANEGKVVFGVDPDDAEAVLEAIRDCPGGEEVTIVGHATEDHPGRVVVDTGFGRRYMSEPEGETLPRIC, encoded by the coding sequence ATGGCTGGACACACCAACTCGGAGGGAGAAAAACAACAGGTGGAGAACGAAACCGCCGACGGCGACGTCGTCACCCTCGCCCACGGCGCGGGCGGGGAAGCGATGCGGACGCTGGTCGACGACCTCGTCGTGCCCCGGTTCACGGACGCCGATCGGACGGCCGAAGCCGATGGGGCGGGTGTCGGGCTGGCGGCGCTGGACGACGGCGCAGTCCACCCGATCGGCGACGGCTCGCAAGCGATCGTGGTGACCACCGACAGCCACGTCGTTACCCCCAGGTTCTTCCCGGGGGGCGACATCGGCCGGCTGGCCGTGGCGGGAACCGTAAACGACCTCGCGGTGATGGGGGCAACTGAACCGCTCACGCTCACCTGTTCGTTCGTGCTCGAGGAGGGGACCCCGATCGCCGACGTCGAGCGCGTCGTCGAGTCGATGCGGGAGACCGCCCGCGAGGCCGGCGCGGCGATCTCGACGGGCGACACGAAGGTGATGGGCAACGGCGAAGTCGACGGGATCGTAATAAACACCGCCGGCGTGGCGCACGTGGAAGCCGACGACGCGGTTACCGACGCCGGGCTCCGACCTGGCGACGCCGTCGTCGTCAGCGGGACGATGGGCGATCACGGGATCGCGCTGCTGGCCGAGCGCGAGGGGTTCGACTTCACTGGCGACCTGAAAAGTGACGTCGCCCCGGTGAACGACCTCGTCCGGGCCGCGATGGACGCCGGCGAGGTGACAGCGATGAAAGATCCCACTCGCGGCGGGCTGGCGAACGCGCTCAACGAGATGGCCGACAAGGCGGGCGTCGGCATCGACGTCGTCGAAGGCGACATCCCGGTCTCGGGGGCGATCGCCTCCGCGGGAGAGGTGCTCGGGATCGATCCGTTCGCGGTCGCCAACGAGGGGAAGGTCGTGTTCGGAGTGGATCCCGACGACGCGGAGGCCGTCCTCGAGGCGATCCGGGACTGTCCCGGCGGCGAGGAGGTTACGATCGTCGGGCACGCGACCGAGGACCATCCCGGGCGCGTCGTCGTCGACACCGGCTTCGGACGCCGATACATGAGCGAACCAGAGGGGGAAACCCTCCCCAGGATCTGCTGA
- a CDS encoding hydrogenase maturation nickel metallochaperone HypA/HybF has product MHEISVASGILDRAISAAEEHGADRVDAITIEIGRATHVNPDQLVFCVETVAEGTPIAGAAVRTDVVDPVAACDCGWRGEPDDLGLVGGFAPDVRCPECGERTELVRGRECRLASIEVPEVDDESGQTPTQER; this is encoded by the coding sequence ATGCACGAGATCAGCGTCGCCTCCGGGATTCTCGATCGGGCGATCTCGGCGGCCGAGGAACACGGCGCCGACCGGGTCGACGCGATCACGATCGAGATCGGCCGGGCGACCCACGTCAACCCCGATCAGCTGGTCTTCTGTGTGGAGACGGTCGCCGAGGGAACGCCGATCGCGGGGGCCGCCGTCCGAACCGACGTCGTCGACCCGGTCGCGGCCTGTGACTGCGGCTGGCGCGGCGAGCCCGACGACCTGGGGCTGGTCGGCGGGTTCGCACCGGACGTCCGCTGTCCGGAGTGTGGCGAACGGACGGAACTCGTCCGGGGGCGTGAGTGCCGGCTCGCGAGCATCGAGGTTCCGGAAGTCGACGATGAGAGCGGACAGACACCTACCCAGGAGCGCTGA
- the hypB gene encoding hydrogenase nickel incorporation protein HypB, with amino-acid sequence MHYQRTITPTPPTRLYGTARTNRHPLPPVRWLEELADRLGPARAHRFGHGDHGHGESATDAEADVLAAIRERADEIHETLTHDHGVFAVEFVGSTGGGKTKLIEELLERAPADDRIGAIVGDVAGEDDATRLREYGIPVENVNTGKECHLDPNGIETALSAFDLEKLDTLFVENVGNMVCPADFPLGATVRVLVVSTTEGDDVVGKHPLLVQKCDAAVVNKVDLAEAVGTDLDRIRGDIDRVAPDLPVFETDASTGAGVEELADFLESKRNGHDHGHDDEHDHGRDHGHDHGHAVHE; translated from the coding sequence ATGCATTACCAGAGGACGATCACACCGACCCCACCGACCCGACTGTACGGAACGGCCCGAACGAACCGACACCCCCTACCGCCGGTCCGGTGGCTCGAGGAGCTTGCAGACCGGCTCGGCCCGGCCCGGGCCCATCGGTTCGGCCACGGGGACCACGGCCACGGCGAGAGCGCGACCGACGCCGAGGCCGACGTGCTGGCGGCGATCCGCGAGCGCGCAGATGAGATCCACGAGACGCTTACCCACGACCACGGCGTGTTCGCCGTCGAGTTCGTGGGCAGCACGGGCGGCGGAAAGACGAAACTCATCGAGGAGCTTCTCGAACGCGCCCCAGCGGACGACCGGATCGGCGCGATCGTCGGCGACGTCGCCGGAGAAGACGACGCCACCCGTCTCCGGGAGTACGGAATTCCCGTCGAGAACGTCAACACCGGCAAGGAGTGTCACCTCGATCCGAACGGGATCGAGACGGCGCTTTCGGCATTCGATCTCGAGAAACTGGATACGCTGTTCGTCGAGAACGTCGGCAACATGGTCTGTCCGGCTGACTTTCCGCTGGGCGCGACCGTCCGGGTGCTCGTCGTCAGCACGACCGAGGGCGACGACGTGGTCGGAAAACATCCCCTCCTGGTACAGAAGTGCGACGCGGCGGTCGTGAACAAAGTCGACCTCGCCGAGGCGGTGGGAACCGACCTGGACCGGATCCGGGGCGACATCGACCGGGTCGCACCGGACCTTCCGGTGTTCGAAACCGACGCGAGCACCGGAGCGGGCGTCGAGGAACTCGCCGACTTCCTGGAGTCGAAACGGAACGGGCACGATCACGGTCACGACGACGAGCACGATCACGGCCGCGATCACGGTCACGACCACGGCCACGCCGTGCACGAGTAG
- the hypF gene encoding carbamoyltransferase HypF, which translates to MDSDRVRADVTVQGVVQGVGFRPFVYRRATEHDLAGTVRNTGDAGVEIELEGDSGSVEAFLEDLRERPPPLSRVESVEVDRRDVDGDSGGQTDGEFRILQSTDDDGGSGTIPPDTGICDRCLGNVRDPESRYHRYWATSCVDCGPRYTVIRELPYDRPRTSMDAFPMCDACRTEYENPADRRYHAQTIACPDCGPTLSLLEPGESAGDGVGRRECATGTDAIDETIRRLARGEIVAIRGVGGTHLACDATDPAVVDRLRELTNRPGKPFAVMSPSIGQVQSFARLSDTERSQLEDVRRPIVVLERSDDGWLDAVAPGLHTVGVMLPYAGLHHLLFESAESGERDDNSGLDGPLVMTSGNMPGNPMCTTTEEIFDQLSEVIDGALVHDREIVARCDDSVVRVVDGDRRFLRRSRGWVPQPLPRRAEGQPVLALGAEFDGTVALARDEAVFPSQHLGDVDDPTTEAFLRETVDHLTGLLGVNPAVVACDAHPNFLTSRIAEEYASSTDGSGGPVAVQHHHAHAASLLAEHDRNRAIVITADGTGYGTDGTIWGGEVLDSTRESFERVGGLGTFRLPGGERAIEQPARILASLLSDPDRIDELLSDRTSLTAEDATTVRQSLDVGVNAPQTTSAGRFLDAIAALVGVGTERRYQGEPAIRLEATAAGGKPVDISVPYRKRDDNRVIDVHHLTERLDDLSRAESAADVAATAQDTLARGLAEIAVAEATDRGADAVGFTGGVAYNEAISRRIRETVESAGLLCLGHEQVPPGDAGISYGQAVVASVERGQVE; encoded by the coding sequence ATGGACAGCGATCGAGTTCGAGCCGACGTCACCGTACAGGGCGTCGTCCAGGGTGTGGGGTTCCGGCCGTTCGTCTACCGACGGGCAACCGAACACGACCTGGCCGGGACAGTCCGAAACACGGGTGACGCCGGCGTCGAAATCGAACTGGAAGGGGACAGCGGGAGCGTGGAGGCGTTCCTCGAGGACCTCCGCGAGCGACCGCCACCGCTCTCGCGGGTCGAGTCGGTCGAGGTCGACCGGAGAGACGTCGACGGAGATTCGGGGGGGCAAACGGACGGCGAGTTCCGCATCCTCCAGTCGACCGACGACGACGGTGGATCGGGAACGATCCCGCCCGATACCGGCATCTGTGATCGGTGTCTCGGGAACGTCCGGGATCCGGAATCCCGGTATCACCGCTACTGGGCGACCTCCTGTGTCGACTGCGGCCCCAGATACACAGTCATCAGGGAGTTGCCCTACGACCGCCCGCGGACGTCGATGGACGCGTTCCCGATGTGTGACGCCTGCCGGACGGAGTACGAGAACCCTGCCGATCGCCGCTACCACGCCCAGACGATTGCATGTCCGGACTGCGGGCCGACGCTGTCGCTGCTGGAACCGGGGGAGTCGGCAGGAGACGGCGTCGGTCGGCGAGAGTGTGCGACCGGAACGGACGCGATCGACGAAACCATCCGCCGGCTCGCCCGCGGGGAGATCGTCGCGATCCGGGGGGTCGGCGGCACTCATCTCGCGTGTGACGCGACGGATCCGGCAGTCGTCGACCGGCTCCGAGAGCTGACGAACCGGCCAGGGAAACCGTTCGCAGTGATGTCGCCGTCGATCGGGCAGGTCCAGTCGTTTGCGCGTCTCTCGGATACAGAACGGTCGCAACTCGAGGACGTCCGGCGACCGATCGTCGTGCTCGAACGATCTGACGACGGTTGGCTCGACGCCGTCGCTCCCGGCCTGCACACGGTGGGCGTGATGCTCCCGTACGCCGGACTCCATCACCTGCTGTTCGAAAGCGCCGAGTCGGGCGAAAGAGACGACAACAGTGGTCTCGACGGACCGCTCGTGATGACGAGCGGGAACATGCCCGGAAACCCGATGTGCACCACCACCGAAGAGATATTCGACCAGTTGTCGGAGGTGATCGACGGCGCACTGGTCCACGATCGGGAGATCGTCGCCCGGTGTGACGACAGCGTCGTGCGCGTCGTCGACGGCGACCGACGGTTCCTCCGTCGATCGCGGGGATGGGTTCCACAGCCATTGCCGCGACGCGCCGAGGGACAACCCGTGCTGGCGCTGGGGGCGGAATTCGACGGGACCGTCGCGCTGGCTCGGGATGAGGCGGTGTTTCCCTCCCAGCATCTCGGCGACGTCGACGATCCGACGACCGAGGCGTTCCTCCGGGAGACAGTCGATCACCTCACCGGACTGCTGGGGGTCAATCCGGCCGTCGTGGCCTGCGACGCCCACCCGAACTTCCTCACCAGTCGAATCGCAGAGGAGTACGCCTCATCGACCGACGGAAGTGGAGGTCCGGTCGCCGTCCAGCACCACCACGCCCACGCGGCGTCACTTTTGGCGGAGCACGACCGCAATCGGGCGATCGTCATCACCGCCGACGGCACCGGCTACGGCACCGACGGGACGATCTGGGGCGGAGAGGTGCTCGATTCGACCCGGGAATCGTTCGAGCGTGTGGGCGGCCTCGGGACGTTTCGCCTACCGGGCGGTGAGCGGGCGATCGAACAGCCCGCACGGATCCTCGCGAGCCTGCTTTCGGATCCGGATCGGATCGACGAACTGCTTTCCGATCGGACATCGTTAACTGCCGAGGACGCCACGACCGTCCGACAGAGCCTGGATGTCGGCGTCAATGCCCCCCAGACAACAAGTGCAGGGCGCTTCCTGGACGCGATCGCTGCACTCGTGGGTGTCGGGACAGAGCGACGGTATCAGGGAGAGCCGGCGATCCGACTCGAGGCGACTGCTGCCGGGGGCAAACCGGTCGATATCTCGGTCCCCTACCGGAAACGGGACGACAACCGAGTGATCGACGTTCATCACCTGACCGAGCGTTTGGACGACCTCTCACGGGCGGAGTCCGCCGCCGATGTCGCCGCCACCGCCCAGGATACCCTGGCGAGAGGGCTCGCGGAGATCGCAGTCGCGGAGGCAACCGATCGGGGAGCCGACGCGGTCGGGTTCACCGGCGGCGTGGCATACAACGAGGCGATCTCCCGGCGGATTCGGGAAACGGTCGAGTCAGCGGGCCTTCTCTGCCTCGGTCACGAGCAGGTTCCGCCGGGCGACGCCGGGATCTCGTACGGGCAGGCGGTCGTCGCATCGGTTGAAAGGGGCCAAGTCGAGTGA
- a CDS encoding YncE family protein, whose translation MTFSSRRQGESGSTDEEPPDVSELTWQFDHGESREVSYNNHRFECSQITSPNGDWLIAFGRSLDGGSCRIFVFHREELVTTQPFERPTEARIADDGTAIVVDAGSIKSSGGDVVIIDATGSEVVADAFNSNVHGTAITDDGAYASVVTLNPDGSVYVYETETGKRTVRHEIEHGRRNGIAFDDSGDRLYVIDDQTEKLLYAIDLTGEVVWRSSHIRSRVPRFNRAMERLRVWLYDKLGRTRNKSGTVDTERR comes from the coding sequence ATGACTTTCTCGTCACGCCGACAGGGGGAGTCCGGTTCTACCGACGAGGAACCCCCTGACGTCTCGGAGCTTACCTGGCAGTTCGACCATGGCGAAAGTCGGGAGGTTTCCTACAACAATCACCGATTCGAATGCAGCCAGATCACCTCCCCAAACGGGGATTGGTTAATCGCCTTCGGTCGATCTCTGGACGGCGGTAGCTGTCGTATATTTGTCTTCCATCGAGAAGAACTTGTTACCACGCAGCCATTTGAACGGCCGACCGAGGCGCGCATTGCTGACGACGGCACAGCTATCGTGGTTGATGCCGGGAGTATCAAATCCTCTGGAGGAGATGTTGTAATCATCGACGCTACCGGCAGTGAGGTCGTCGCCGACGCATTCAATTCAAACGTTCACGGGACAGCCATTACCGATGACGGGGCCTATGCCAGCGTCGTGACGCTGAACCCGGACGGCAGTGTGTACGTCTATGAAACCGAGACCGGCAAACGGACGGTCCGACACGAAATCGAACACGGACGGAGAAACGGAATCGCCTTTGACGACTCCGGTGATCGCCTGTATGTCATCGATGACCAAACTGAGAAACTCTTATACGCGATTGATCTCACCGGCGAGGTAGTCTGGCGAAGCAGTCACATCCGATCGCGGGTTCCACGTTTCAACAGGGCTATGGAAAGGCTTCGAGTCTGGCTTTACGACAAACTCGGCCGAACTCGCAACAAAAGCGGGACAGTTGATACTGAGAGAAGATAA